The window CATGATTTTGATATCCATGGCTTTATCGGAAAACCACAATTGTGTCGAGCCAATCGAACTTATGAGACTTACTATATCAATGGCCGGTATGTAAAGAGCAAGCTGATGATGAGAGCTATTGAGGATGGCTATAAGACAAAGTTGACAGTTCATAAATACCCTTTTGTGGTATTGCATATGCAGATTAATCCGGACTTAATTGATGTGAATGTTCATCCGAATAAGATGGAAATACGTTTTCACAATGAGATGGAAATCTATGAGGTGATTAAAAATGGTATTCATCAACATCTTCGCCAAGTGGATCTCATTCCAGAAGTGCCTTTTGATAAACCCAAAACAGGATCTGACGGAAGAACTTACGATAAGCGCCTTCCAGAACCATTTGAACATAAACGAAGACAGCAATCCAGTCAAACGGCAAATATACAAACACCGATACATGACCGTAAACAAGACATACAGACACCTATGCCAGTTGCTAATAAAGAACACTTTCATACCACACAATCTTCAAATATGAGCAGTATTAAGGAGCAGACCCCTGATTATCCAAAGGCTAACGATCTTAAGAAGCCATTACACAAGACTACTATGGATGGTCACATCAAACAAAATGCGGTTATTGGGAATCGTAAAGCACTTGATCAACTGGACCAAGTATATGTGGGAGAAAAATCGGTACAGCAAAAACAGGTACAAATACATGAGCAATCAGAAGACAAGACCCATCAGATACCCAATGAGCAAGGGTTATTATTTGATGCTAAACTGGTGGATAAAAAGACCCTCAAACATCATAAAATCATAGGACAATTATTCAATACCTATTGGATTGTAGAATTAGAAGGAAAATTCTATTTCATTGATCAACACGCAGCTCACGAAAGGGTTCTCTATGAACGACTGATGGATGAATTAGCCCATTCTGGGGTAATGTCTCAAGGCTTGTTGCAACCACTCATAATTCACGTATCCATGAAAGAAATTCAGCTTATTAAAGATTACATGGAAGTCTTTCAGGAGTTGGGTTTTGAAATTGAACCTTTTGGGAAAGATGCTTATGCCATTAGGAGTGTGCCTTATATCTTTACCAAGTCGCTAACAGCAGATCAATTTTTAGACATATTGGATGGGCTGGATGATCATTATAAACAGGATAAATACAAAGTTATTCTAAAAGATGTAGCTACCATGGCTTGTAAAGCCGCAGTTAAGGCCCATGATAGGTTATCCCTAGTGGAATATGAGAAATTATTTGATGAACTATTATCCCTTGAGAATCCTTATACTTGTCCCCATGGACGACCAACCATTATATCCATGACCCAATATGAACTAGAAAAGAAATTTAAGCGAATACAGTAAGACCAAGGAGTGATATACCATGAAGAAGCCGTTAATTGTTATCGCTGGACCCACTGCGGTAGGTAAGACCAGTTTATCCATTAACCTAGCGAAAAGCATAGGTGGTGAAGTGATATCGGCTGATTCCATGCAGGTGTACAAGTATATGGACATTGGAACAGCTAAGGTGACGGAAGAGGAAGCAGCGGGCATAAAGCATTATTTAGTGGATACCCTTAATCCAGATGAAGATTTTAGTGTGCATATATTTCAAAAGTTGGCAAAAGACAGCATGGAGAGAATTAGAGAAAATGGCAAGATACCCATTTTAGTAGGCGGAACGGGCTTTTATATTCAGTCGTTAATCTATGATATCACATTTGATGATACAACAAAGGATATGGCTTACAGGAAAGAACTTGAACAATTGGCTTGTGAAAAAGGTAACAATTATGTTCATGAGATGCTAAAAGCTATTGATCCAGCTTCCTATGAGAAAATTCATGCCAATAATCTAAAACGCATCATTCGAGCATTGGAATATTATCGTGATACAGGTGAACCCATTTCTGTTCATAATGAAAAGGAGAGGAGAAAGACTTCTCCATATAATCTATTATTCTATGTACTAACCATGGATAGACCCTTACTCTATGAACGTATTGATTATCGCGTTGACAGAATGATTGAGGATGGGTTGGTTAATGAAGTAAAGCAATTAAAAGACATGGGCTATTCAAGAAACTTAGTATCCATGAAAGGATTAGGTTACAAAGAAATCTATGGGTACTTGGATGGGGAATATGACCTAGATGAAGCCATTTATATTTTAAAGCGTGATACAAGACATTTTGCTAAACGTCAGTTAACATGGTTTAAAAGGGAAAAAAATGTACGATGGATACATGTGGATGATTATAATATGCAGACAGAAGTAATTTTAAAGAAAATACTAAAAGATGTTGAAGAAATGGGAATAATATAATACAATAGTATTAGAAACCTATAAAATTAGCAATGCACATATGAATAGATATTTGGTTTAATATCCTATAAATAAAATACATTGGGGGGCGATAAGATGAGTAAACCAATTAATTTACAAGATTTGTTTCTAAATCAAGTAAGAAAAGATAAGACGACAGTTGTCGTATATTTAACGAATGGATTTCAATTAAAAGGTTATGTAAAAGGTTTTGATAACTTTATTGTGATCTTAGAAACAGAAGGAAAACAGCAAATGATATATAAGCATGCTATATCCACAGTTATTCCTTCAAGAGAAGTATCTCTTAGTGTTGACGACTAAAAGGATTGAGTGAATGACAGATTTATCACAAAAGATGTATCAAGAGCTGGGTATAGATAACAGGGTTTATGTATACTGTAAACACATTGAACAAGGGTTAAGAGAAAGGTTTGACAGCATAGAGGATGTAGCAGAATGTAACCAATTAAAAGTCCTTACAGCCATGCAAAGGCACCAAGTAAGCGATGTTCATTTTGCTGCTACAACTGGATATGGTTATAATGATCTCGGTCGAGAAACATTAGAAAGTGTATATGCTTCTGTATTTCATACAGAAGCTGCTTTAGTCAGACCACAACTTATATCCGGTACCCACGCTTTAACCATTGCTTTATCCGGTAATCTTAGGCCAGGTGATGAAATATTATCACCTGTGGGTAAACCCTATGATACATTAGAAGAAGTAATTGGTATAAGAGAAACAAAAGGCTCACTTAAAGAGTATGGTATAACCTATCGACAAGTTGAGTTATTAGAAGATGGACAGATTGACTATGATGGTGTAAAAGCGGCAATAGGACCTCAAACAAAGCTGGTTACCATTCAGCGGTCAAAAGGTTATGACACACGTCCCACCCTCTCTGTGAAGCAAATAGGTGAGATTATCGCTTTTGTAAAAACAATTAAACAAGATGTAATCTGTATGGTGGATAACTGCTACGGTGAGTTTGTGGATACCATAGAACCAACAGAAGTTGGTGCAGATATGGCAGTAGGTTCTCTGATTAAGAATCCTGGAGGTGGATTAGCACCTATAGGAGGGTATATTGTAGGTACCGAAACATGTATTGAGCATGCCGCTAATCGTTTAACAGCTCCTGGACTTGGTAAAGAAGTAGGTGCAACCCTTGGTCTTAATCAAGCCTTTTTTCAAGGTCTTTTCATGGCACCTCAAGTTGTAGCAGGTGCGTTAAAAGGAGCTATTTTTGCAGCCACAGTATTTGATACATTAGGTTTCAGTGTCTTGCCAGATGCTCACGAACCTCGTCATGATATTATCCAAGCCATTGAACTGGGTTCCCCTGAAAGTGTCATTGCTTTTTGTCAAGGCATACAAGCTGCTGCTGCTGTAGACAGTTATGTTGTGCCTGAACCATGGGCTATGCCGGGTTATGATTCAGAAGTGATTATGGCTGCCGGGGCATTTGTACAGGGCTCATCCATTGAACTCAGTGCTGACGCTCCCATCAAACCACCTTATACGGTGTTTTTTCAAGGGGGTTTATCTTGGCACCATGCAAAGTTTGGTGTTATGAAAGCTTTACAAAAAATGCTCGATACAGGATGTGTCACATTATCGTCAGCACCTGAATATAGTAAATCATAAAAGTGCTTTGTCACTTGAAGATACGGTAATCAATAGGAAATGAAACGTGTTGGTGCTATTTCCTAAGTTAGAGAATTGAAGAATTCTCTTTACAACAAGGTTTCATGTATATCCTACATGGGGCTTTTATATAAAGTGTACTGGCTTAGGCTGGTACACTTTTTATAGTGAAGGATGAATTTGAGAGAACTCAAGGGCGAAACTTAATGATAATTTAATATATATAAAGATAAATTTTAATAAATCTTTTGTATCATTTAAAAGAAGCTTAAATTTGTGTATGATAAATACATAGGAATTAATAAGCATTATACTTCTCATAGATTATAGGAGCTAAAATAAAGAAGTGAAGGAAGGTACAATAAACATGAATGAGGAAGCCATGAAGGACGTTATACAGCGTATTCGTCAGGTCGAAGATGAAATAGCTAAGGGGATTATTGGTCAAAAGGAAATCATAAGACAAGTGCTATTGGGGATTTTTACAGGTGGCAATATTTTGTTGGAAGGTGTTCCAGGACTGGGTAAAACCCAATTGGTAAAAACCTTGTCAAAGGTCCTTGATTTATCGTTTTCAAGAATCCAGTTTACACCAGATTTAATGCCAGCAGACGTTGTTGGTACCAATATGTTTATGGAAGATAACCATGGGAAAGGGTATTTTCAATACCAGCAAGGACCTATATTTGCTCATCTTGTCTTAGCAGATGAAATTAACCGGGCAACACCTAAAACACAATCGGCTATGTTAGAAGCCATGCAGGAAATGACCGTTACCGTGGGTAACACAACATATGAATTGCCCAAACCATTTATTGTACTAGCTACCCAGAACCCCATTGAGATGGAAGGGACTTATCCTCTACCAGAAGCTCAGATGGATCGTTTTATGTTCAAGACATTAGTTAAATTTCCTACCCTTGACGAGTTATCAGAAATCATGGACTTAACAGTTGAGGAGCATGGGAGTGAACCTCAGAAGATCATGGATGGTGAAGATATCCTTCAGATTAGGACCTATATAAGGCAAGTACCAGTTGCTAAATATGTAAAAGAGTATGCACTTAAACTGGTTGTTGCGACTCATGGCAATATGGCTGAAGCACCCGACATGACAAAAAAATATCTAAAGTATGGAGCAGGTCCACGTGCTGCTCAGAGCATCTTAAAAGCGGCTAAAGCCAATGCCCTATTAGAAGGTCGTTATAACGTATCTTTTGACGATATCAAATATGTCGCCCTACCATGTCTTAGACACCGACTTCTTCTCAATTTTGAAGCGTTAGCAGATGGTATCGACGCTGATGGTTTTATTGCCCAGCTATTACAAGCTATCAAAGCATAAGCTATATCAAAGTTTAGTATAGCGTCTTACAATGTTGAATCCATATTCACTAGGAGCGAAATGATGAACGAACAAATATTTACATCCGATTTTTTAAATAAACTAGAGCGCTTATCGGTGCATGTTACGGCGTTAATGAGTCATGGAGGAGCAGGCAATCGCAAATCCAAGGCTAAAGGTATGTCTGTGGAGTTTTCAGATTACCGAAAATATGTACCTTCTGATGACTTTCGTCGTATTGATTGGCATGCTTATGGGCGATTCAAGAAATTATATGTGAAACTTTTTATGGAGGAAAAAGAAGCGATTATTCGCTTATTCATAGATAATAGCAAATCCATGTCTTATGGGGGAAAGGACATGATGGCACTGCGGTTGGCAGGAGCGTTCTCTTATCTGGCCCTTAATCATTTGGACAAGGTACTGTTAAATCCCCTTCATGCAGGCGAGGAAAATGTCTTTTTGGGACAAGGCAAACATGCTTTCGGACATTATATGCATTACCTAGAAAGGATATCATTTCAGGGTGCTTCTTCACGCTTGGATAACATAAAACGTATGCATGTCCAGGGGAGTGGTCTTAGTATCATTATATCGGATTTTTTTATAGAAGATGAGATGGAGGACATTGTGAAATTCTTACGTTACAAACGTCAACAGGTCTTATTGCTTCATGTCTTATCCGAAGAAGAGTTAAACCCCCAGTTAGATGGTCGTTTGAAACTAACAGACAGTGAAACCGGTGAAGAAAAAAATCTCATGATGACGCCTCAACTACTTAGTAAATATCAGCTTGCATTAGATAAGTTTCAGCATCACATGAAAGATATCAGTTATAAATATGATGCACATTATGTTTCTGTCAATGCAAGGGACTCTATTGAGAAGATTATTTTAGAAGAGTTATTAGGAAGTTTTGTAACACTATAAAAGATTACATAAGGTGGAGAATACTATGCATGTAAATGATAGAGGTACTATCTACTATGGAACGGATATAAAATACATTGAAGAACTTGATAAAGAAGGATTAACCAAGCCAAGATGCAGAGATGAACAGTATATTTCAGTATCAATTTCAGGCTATAAGTCTGCTATACCGATCACCCATCCTGAACTGATTGACATGGCAAGGGTTTATTCTCAAGAAATGCAGATATGTACTTTAAAGGACCAAAAGCTATATTTTAAAACAGGTTATGAAAATACTTTGACTTACATAGAAGGATTTGGACCAAACCCAAGTCAATATTTGAAAAGCTATTATGGGTTAGTTGTGAATAACAGAACAGCAAATACAATGACAGCGGTACTTAACCACAGCGCTCATGAAGCCTTAGTTCAACCAGAGAAAGCTCGAACATTTGAATATATGTCTTCTGCTTTACATGGTTTTATAGCACATATAGTACCTGATATGATTGAAGGTTGGATTGTTCCCGAACAAAGATATCATTCTATTAATGAATTAATGGATAAAGGGAAAATAAGAAGATTAAAATTATGGAAGGATACTGATTTTAAGCCTATCCAATATGATATGGGTAGAAAAGTTATGTATGGTTTGTTTCCAACAAATATTGACATGTATGTGAGACATATTAGTCGTAATAAATATTATGCGCAAACACGCATTAATCATTTAAAAAGCATATTAAGGTTATTTTCTGATATTAATTGGCATATGCCTTTGGATAAATTAGAGCAGCAACTAGAGGCTTGGCTACATAAACATAAAGATAGTATTATCTGGAACAGTGAAGAACAATGCTATCTATGGAATTAAATTTTCAACTTTTGAGGTCTAAGAGGGATGTGTCGTTATGCGTTTTGGTAATCCGTATGCTTTATGGGGGCTTTTGTCCATTCCTATAATCATACTCATGTATATATTAAAACAGAATTTTGAAGAAAAGAAAGTTGCCAGTACCTTTCTCTGGGATATGGCAACGAAGGATGATGAGGTGCAAACACCTTGGCAAAGGTTAAGGAAGAATATCTTGATGATTTTACAGATTCTAATGGCTATTCTTCTTGTTGGTGCATTGGCTCAACCCTACCTGTATCAAGAAAATGAGGTAGGTGAAGCGGAGATTATTGTCATGGACACAAGTGCCAGTATGAATGCAGTCTACGATCAGAATATGTCACGATTAGCACATGCTAAAAAGTCAGCCAGTAATCGGGTTAAAGACTTAATAGATGGTACACCTGTTACGCTCATCACTGTTGGAAACAATGTCAATCTTATTGTATCTGGAAGCGATGATAAAGAAAGTGTTTTGAAAGCCATAAAAGCAATAAAACCGTCTTATGGGGCAGAGAAAATTGTGGATCATATACCTTTTATTCGTTCCATAGCAGAGAGCTTTGAAGCCTATGGTATTAGGGTGTATACAGATACAAGTATAGAGGATGAACAGGTGTATACGGAGATTATTAACCAGCCAGATACAAATGTAAGCCTTGACTATATGTCAACCCATAGACAAGAAAATGATGCCATTGAAGTACTTGCTAAGGTAACAAATCGTTACAAAAAGAATGCAACGGTTCATTTGCAGCTATTTACAGAAGATGATCAACTGCTAAAAGGACAAGAAATAACCTTAGGGCCAAGGGAAAGCAAAAGTATTTTCTTAGATGGTATCACTTATAATGGGGACATTATTTATGGTGAAATACAAGAAAAAGATTTAATCATAGAAGATAATAAACGGTACAGTATCTTGAATAAAGAACAAACGAAGAGAGTATTATTGGTCACAGAAGGTAACATATTTCTAGAAAAAGGTATCTTGGCAACAGGACGTTATGAGTTATATAAAACCAATACAGCTGACATGACGGAAGATACCTATGATCTCTATATATTTGATGGTATAAGACCTGTAAGTATTCCATCTGAAGGTCATCTGATGTTTGTGAATATACCGGAAGTAGAAGGTTATTATACAACAGAGGCTGCTAAAAAAAGTGGTCTTGTATCCTTTGAGGAGCACCCTATCACCAAATATATCATGAAGGAACAGTTTGTGGCTTCTGCCTATTCACCTATTGGTATGCATGGGGATATGCAGCCTATAGCTGGTGTGGGTGGTCAGCCGATCATGGCCATTGGGCAAATAGATGGCAGGAAATATAGTATCTTGTCTTTTGCTATTCATAATAGTGATTTCCCAGTTAGTATGAGTTTTCCAGTAGTTATGGACCGGCTGTTAGGACACTTGTTAGGTGATGGATCAGAACAAGTTACCAAGTATTTTGCAGGTGATCGTATTGCTTTTGAACCACTAAGCACAACAAAAACAGCTCATATACTTGATCCGGAGAATAAAAAAACAAATCTGGCCATTCAATATCCCACGACGTATTATGATGAAACCCAGGCATTAGGCCTTTATAGACTGGTTCAAGAGAATCATGAACAAGAAAAGAAAATAGATGTCATAGCCGTAGGTTATCACACCCGATTAGAATCGGACATTGAAGAAGTGGTGAGTGTTCAGGAGAAACAAGAGACAAAGGGCACTAATCGTAGAGAGCAGAAGACAGATTTTATAAAACTGTTTATTGTGATGGCTCTGATGGTTTCGTTATATGAGTGGAAAAAATATGTTAAAGGTTAGAGGTGTCACATGAGGATTGAATTTACGAGGGCATGGCTGCTGTTATTGTATCCCTTGATGTTGGGAATAGTCATCTTTCTTTCAAGAAAATATCATACGAATAAAGTTAAGAAATATCTTATCTTAACCATACGGGGAATTTTTCTATTATGCCTGATATTGGCTTTAGCAGATATGTCCATTGTTAACATGTCAAAGGATACAACGACGATCTTCTTATCGGATTTATCTAACAGTGTTTCAGGCAATGAAGAGGATATGAAGCAATTTATTCTGGAGGCAATGCAAAGTAAACAGGAGGAAGACCGTGTAGCCTCTGTTGTTTTTGGAAAAGATGTGGAATTAGAAGGGGAGGTAACAGATAACCTTACAGGGAACATTCTTGACAGTCCCATTAACACTTCCCATACAGATATTGAACAAGGGCTTGTTAAAAGCATGACCATGATGCCAAAAGACACCAATAAACGGATTGTCTTGCTGACAGATGGAAAAGAAAACAAAGGCGATGTGGGTACACTTGTTCATGCCATAAAGGAACAAAAAATTGATATTAAGGTAAAATTATTAGAATCGCAGATAAACGATGAGGTTTATGTGGACAGCTTCTATATACCTCAAAAAGTTAATCTAGGGGAGCAGTTTCAAGTGCATATGGATATATATGCTACTGTGGACACAGAAACAAAAGTAACCCTCATAGCAGATGGAGAAAAGCTGGTGACAGAAACCATGTCCCTTAACCAAGGGTCAAACAAATATGTGTTGCACGATACCGCTAAGAAAA is drawn from Vallitalea pronyensis and contains these coding sequences:
- a CDS encoding vWA domain-containing protein, giving the protein MRFGNPYALWGLLSIPIIILMYILKQNFEEKKVASTFLWDMATKDDEVQTPWQRLRKNILMILQILMAILLVGALAQPYLYQENEVGEAEIIVMDTSASMNAVYDQNMSRLAHAKKSASNRVKDLIDGTPVTLITVGNNVNLIVSGSDDKESVLKAIKAIKPSYGAEKIVDHIPFIRSIAESFEAYGIRVYTDTSIEDEQVYTEIINQPDTNVSLDYMSTHRQENDAIEVLAKVTNRYKKNATVHLQLFTEDDQLLKGQEITLGPRESKSIFLDGITYNGDIIYGEIQEKDLIIEDNKRYSILNKEQTKRVLLVTEGNIFLEKGILATGRYELYKTNTADMTEDTYDLYIFDGIRPVSIPSEGHLMFVNIPEVEGYYTTEAAKKSGLVSFEEHPITKYIMKEQFVASAYSPIGMHGDMQPIAGVGGQPIMAIGQIDGRKYSILSFAIHNSDFPVSMSFPVVMDRLLGHLLGDGSEQVTKYFAGDRIAFEPLSTTKTAHILDPENKKTNLAIQYPTTYYDETQALGLYRLVQENHEQEKKIDVIAVGYHTRLESDIEEVVSVQEKQETKGTNRREQKTDFIKLFIVMALMVSLYEWKKYVKG
- a CDS encoding methionine gamma-lyase family protein → MTDLSQKMYQELGIDNRVYVYCKHIEQGLRERFDSIEDVAECNQLKVLTAMQRHQVSDVHFAATTGYGYNDLGRETLESVYASVFHTEAALVRPQLISGTHALTIALSGNLRPGDEILSPVGKPYDTLEEVIGIRETKGSLKEYGITYRQVELLEDGQIDYDGVKAAIGPQTKLVTIQRSKGYDTRPTLSVKQIGEIIAFVKTIKQDVICMVDNCYGEFVDTIEPTEVGADMAVGSLIKNPGGGLAPIGGYIVGTETCIEHAANRLTAPGLGKEVGATLGLNQAFFQGLFMAPQVVAGALKGAIFAATVFDTLGFSVLPDAHEPRHDIIQAIELGSPESVIAFCQGIQAAAAVDSYVVPEPWAMPGYDSEVIMAAGAFVQGSSIELSADAPIKPPYTVFFQGGLSWHHAKFGVMKALQKMLDTGCVTLSSAPEYSKS
- a CDS encoding AAA family ATPase, whose amino-acid sequence is MKDVIQRIRQVEDEIAKGIIGQKEIIRQVLLGIFTGGNILLEGVPGLGKTQLVKTLSKVLDLSFSRIQFTPDLMPADVVGTNMFMEDNHGKGYFQYQQGPIFAHLVLADEINRATPKTQSAMLEAMQEMTVTVGNTTYELPKPFIVLATQNPIEMEGTYPLPEAQMDRFMFKTLVKFPTLDELSEIMDLTVEEHGSEPQKIMDGEDILQIRTYIRQVPVAKYVKEYALKLVVATHGNMAEAPDMTKKYLKYGAGPRAAQSILKAAKANALLEGRYNVSFDDIKYVALPCLRHRLLLNFEALADGIDADGFIAQLLQAIKA
- the miaA gene encoding tRNA (adenosine(37)-N6)-dimethylallyltransferase MiaA; this translates as MKKPLIVIAGPTAVGKTSLSINLAKSIGGEVISADSMQVYKYMDIGTAKVTEEEAAGIKHYLVDTLNPDEDFSVHIFQKLAKDSMERIRENGKIPILVGGTGFYIQSLIYDITFDDTTKDMAYRKELEQLACEKGNNYVHEMLKAIDPASYEKIHANNLKRIIRALEYYRDTGEPISVHNEKERRKTSPYNLLFYVLTMDRPLLYERIDYRVDRMIEDGLVNEVKQLKDMGYSRNLVSMKGLGYKEIYGYLDGEYDLDEAIYILKRDTRHFAKRQLTWFKREKNVRWIHVDDYNMQTEVILKKILKDVEEMGII
- the hfq gene encoding RNA chaperone Hfq — encoded protein: MSKPINLQDLFLNQVRKDKTTVVVYLTNGFQLKGYVKGFDNFIVILETEGKQQMIYKHAISTVIPSREVSLSVDD
- a CDS encoding DUF58 domain-containing protein; its protein translation is MMNEQIFTSDFLNKLERLSVHVTALMSHGGAGNRKSKAKGMSVEFSDYRKYVPSDDFRRIDWHAYGRFKKLYVKLFMEEKEAIIRLFIDNSKSMSYGGKDMMALRLAGAFSYLALNHLDKVLLNPLHAGEENVFLGQGKHAFGHYMHYLERISFQGASSRLDNIKRMHVQGSGLSIIISDFFIEDEMEDIVKFLRYKRQQVLLLHVLSEEELNPQLDGRLKLTDSETGEEKNLMMTPQLLSKYQLALDKFQHHMKDISYKYDAHYVSVNARDSIEKIILEELLGSFVTL
- the mutL gene encoding DNA mismatch repair endonuclease MutL, with product MPEIKLLDQHTINKIAAGEVVERPASVVKELVENAIDAGASAITVEIKEGGISFIRITDNGIGIPKKDIQTAFVRHSTSKIKSIEDLMTVSSLGFRGEALASIAAVSQIEVITKTYDDLTGIRYVIEGGQEMSMEEIGCPEGTTIIIKNLFYNTPARKKFLKKPATEGAHISEFVNKLALGHMGISFKFIYNNAIKLHTSGNNVLKDCILNVYDKEIVKNIMPFAVEGHDFDIHGFIGKPQLCRANRTYETYYINGRYVKSKLMMRAIEDGYKTKLTVHKYPFVVLHMQINPDLIDVNVHPNKMEIRFHNEMEIYEVIKNGIHQHLRQVDLIPEVPFDKPKTGSDGRTYDKRLPEPFEHKRRQQSSQTANIQTPIHDRKQDIQTPMPVANKEHFHTTQSSNMSSIKEQTPDYPKANDLKKPLHKTTMDGHIKQNAVIGNRKALDQLDQVYVGEKSVQQKQVQIHEQSEDKTHQIPNEQGLLFDAKLVDKKTLKHHKIIGQLFNTYWIVELEGKFYFIDQHAAHERVLYERLMDELAHSGVMSQGLLQPLIIHVSMKEIQLIKDYMEVFQELGFEIEPFGKDAYAIRSVPYIFTKSLTADQFLDILDGLDDHYKQDKYKVILKDVATMACKAAVKAHDRLSLVEYEKLFDELLSLENPYTCPHGRPTIISMTQYELEKKFKRIQ